In Helianthus annuus cultivar XRQ/B chromosome 3, HanXRQr2.0-SUNRISE, whole genome shotgun sequence, a single window of DNA contains:
- the LOC110929503 gene encoding E3 ubiquitin-protein ligase UPL1: MKLRRRRQSEVPPKIKSFIDGVIAAPLENIEEPLRSFFWDFDKGDFHHWVDLFNHFDSFFEKYIKSRKDLQLEDDFLESDPPFPRESVLQILRVVRIILDNSTNKHFYSSYEHHLSSLLASTDADVVEACLQTLSSFLRKSTGKHIIRDASLNLKLFAFAQGWGGKDEGLGLVACALENVSDPVAHELGSTLHFEFYENSAAEKSTQGLQIIHLPKINTCEKSDLELMHGLVQDYKVPSNLRFSLLTRLRFSRAFSSFTARQQYTCIRLHAFIVLVQACGDTDDLVSFFNTEPEFINELVTLLSYEDAVPEKIRILSLFSLVALSQDRSRQSTVLTAVTSGGHRGILSSLMQKAIDSAVSKTKSSVLFAEALLSLVTVLVSSSSGCSAMREAGFIPTLLPLLKNTDPQHLHLVSTAVHVLEAFMDYSNPAAALFRDLGGLDDAISRLKIEVSYVENGTFASTSTESESDGMQPVYSEALVSYHRRSLMKALLRAISLGTYAPGTTARIYGSEESLLPQCLHVIFKKAKDFGGGMFSLSAVVMSDLIHKDPTCYSILEQAGLPSAFLDAIMDGVLCSAEAITCIPQCLDALCLNNNGLQAVKDRNALRCFVKIFTSRSYLRALMGDTPSSLSSGLDELMRHASSLRVYGVDMLIEILKSIEKLGSGPEVAEACSSSSVPMETDGESLAEPSADTSLLNVESFLPDCVNNLARLLETILQNSDTCRIFVEKKGIEAVLQLFTLPLMPSSVSIGQSISIAFKNFSPHHSASLARTLCSFLKDHLKVTNELLASLGGMQLAQIEDSRRTKVSRCLSSLEGILSLSNSLSKGTTNLVSELGTSDADVLRDLGVAYREILWQVSIDCDSKADEKQSNKTETENVGVNVNNTEATIAASDDDASMPMVRYMNPVSIRNSSHPHWGLERDFVSVVRSGEGFSRRSRHGLARIRGRTSRHLEALHIDPEASISNTETSCSQDIKKKSPEALVMETLNKLASTIRSFFTTLVKGFPSSNRRRAESGSLSTASKNIGTALAKIYLEAFNFPGYTMGSGLDSVLSVKCHYLGKVVEHMSALTFDNRRRICYTVMINNFYVQGTFKELLNTFEATSQLLWTLPYTGSTAGNENNDGNKLSHSKWLLDTLQSYCRLLEFFVNSTFVLPTTSTSQAQLLVQPVAVGLSIGLFPVPRDPEAFVRMLQSQVLDVILPIWNHHMFPSCNPGFITTIVTLVTHIFCGVGDAKRPHGSGAGGANQRLMPPPPDESTIATIVEMGFTRARAEEALRRVETNNVEMAMEWLFTHADDPVQDDDELARALALSLGNSSETPKSDNNTEKSTDGQTETVEAKAPTPPIDDILAATMKLFQSSDSMAFPLTDLLVTFCSRNKGEDRPKVISYLIQQLKLCPLETSKETSTLCIVSHTLALIVAEDITAREIAVNNSVVSIAIDILMRFLTGTESQNELLLVPKCISALLLILDNLLQSKPKLSSDRKEGTEDVDDEKCNKFEKIFGKSTGYLTVEEGSRVVNVACDLIKKHVPATVMQAVLLLCARLTKTHTLALQFLENGGMIDLFGIPKTCFFPGYDTVASAIIRHLIEDPQTLQTAMELEVRQALSGSRHGGRVPPRVFLTSMAPLISRDCEIFMKAATSVCQLDTTGGRTVVVLPKEREKEKDKDKSKTSGVEIGASSVPENKSQDGPIKCVKAQKKIPANLTQVVDHLLETVTKYPSLNPEKDCDKFDDAMEVDDSAVIKGKMKVNDTTKEFDSLSEAKVTFVLKLLSDILLMYVHAAGILLKRDLEMHGGIVHHIMHHLLYPSVDKISGSDEWRGKLSENASWFLVVLCGRSSEGRRRVINVLVKALSSFAMSASSSSKNVLLPDKRVLAFVDLVYSILSKNPSASNVLGSGCSPDIAKGMIDGGLIPCLSSILQVLDLDHPDAPKVVNIILKSLEGLTRAANAVEQLALSESKKKSVSLGTTYDNQTVDTPVNRIPVVGQHEITDTDDAEQHHEETTQDEGDHESNLDQPADQELRIEMDEMEDGVLRDSDQIEMTFHVESRGGGDNTGDEDDDMAEDDEDDDEDEDTAEDGAALMSLADTDVEDHDETGLGDEYNDDMVDEEEDDDYHENRVIEVRWREALDGVLGQAGPDSALIDIAAEPFEGVNVDDLFGLRRPVTGGFDHGRRHQSRTSGTDGNNGLQHPLLLRPSSQSGELGSMRSSSGGSGSSSRDLESLSGGSFDVSHFYMFDTPVLPFDHVQSTVFGDRVGGGAPPPLADFSVGLESLRAPARRGPGDGRWTDDGQPQAGGQAAAIAQAVEEHFMSQLSTTTPLANDNQQVAEAADNVAQQSECPDNNNDQNVNQIVGNVEETQGQTSGSTDNHDNMEVGEGNEQQELSATVDETSNNVPNSGDQNADVDMNVAGGDLLPSVGVIEESLSEQNANIDDGQTGQPDETVASTNGIDPTFLEALPAELRAEVLASQQSQSAPPPVSAPAPIPATAEEIDPEFLAALPPDIQAEVLAQQRAQRVAHQAEGQPVDMDNASIIATFPADLREEVLLTSSEAVLSALPSPLLAEAQMLRDRAMSHYQARSLFGNHHRVINRRNGLGFDRQTVIDRGVGVTIGRRASSAFLESLKVKEVEGDPLLDADALKALIRLLRLAQPLGKGLLQRLFLNLCAHSDTRAVLVFLLLGMMKMETQGPTGGLTMTAANSQRLYGCQSNVVYGRSQLLDGLPPLVLRRVLEILTYLATNHSSVANLLFYFDSSLVPESLNLDKKDAKGKEKVVEGGEISLPVGSDGDIPILLFVKLLNQPLFLRSIAHLEQVMGLLKVVVYTAASKLESQSHTEQVEPEPEPTSQPLPDNESANNPHGDSSSAEPRHDDKPAGDELSTSDDQKSVNIHNIFMKLPQSDLHNLCSLLGHEGLSDKVYMLTGEVLKKLASVAPSHRKFFIVELSELAHGLSGSAIQELVTLRNTHMLGLSAGSMAGAAVLRIMQTLSTLNVPDIDKNDDNQEHVTMWKLNTSLEPLWQELSECISATETQLVSSVISNSNTVERVNVPEASSISLPPGTQRLLPFIESFLVLCEKLQANNSSLQQDDAYATSTAREVKEFSGNSSPSGTGIDGAVTFSRFAEKHRRLLNAFVRQNPGLLEKSLSMMLKAPRLIDFDNKKSYFRSRIRQQHDQHLTGPLRISVRRAYVLEDSYNQLRMRPTQDLKGRLNVHFQGEEGIDAGGLTREWYQLLSRVIFDKGALLFTTGGNNATFQPNPNSVYQTEHLSYFKFVGRVVAKALFDGQLLDVYFTRSFYKHILGVKVTYHDIEAVDPDYYKNLKWLLENDVSDILDLTFSMDADEEKHILYEKTEVTDYELKPGGRNIRVTEETKHEYVDLVAEHILTNAIRPQINSFLEGFNELIPRDLISIFNDKELELLISGLPEIDFDDLKANTEYTGYTIGSSVVMWFWEVVKAFNKEDMARLLQFVTGTSKVPLEGFKALQGISGPQRFQIHKAYGAPERLPSAHTCFNQLDLPEYMSKEQLQERLLLAIHEASEGFGFG; this comes from the exons CCTCCTAAAATTAAGTCGTTCATCGATGGTGTAATCGCTGCTCCACTTGAAAATATTGAAGAGCCCTTAAGAAGCTTCTTCTGGGACTTTGACAAG GGGGATTTCCATCACTGGGTTGATCTGTTTAATCACTTTGATAGCTTTTTCGAAAAATACATAAAATCTAGGAAAGATTTGCAACTTGAAGATGATTTCTTGGAGTCCGACCCTCCTTTCCCTAGGGAGTCCGTCCTGCAGATTTTGCGTGTTGTAAGGATAATTTTGGACAACAGCACAAATAAGCATTTCTATAGCTCATATGAg CATCATCTTTCTTCTCTACTGGCTTCCACTGATGCAGATGTGGTTGAAGCCTGTTTGCAAACTCTATCATCGTTCTTAAGGAAATCAACTGGAAAACACATTATAAGAGATGCATCTCTAAATTTGAAGCTATTTGCTTTTGCACAAGGTTGGGGTGGGAAAGATGAAGGGCTAGGATTGGTTGCATGTGCTCTAGAGAATGTATCTGACCCAGTTGCTCACGAGTTGGGTAGCACTCTCCATTTTGAGTTCTATGAAAACTCTGCTGCTGAAAAGTCAACTCAAGGGTTGCAAATAATCCATTTACCGAAAATCAATACTTGTGAAAAATCCGATCTTGAACTTATGCACGGGTTAGTCCAAGATTATAAAGTACCGAGTAATTTAAGGTTCTCACTTTTGACAAGATTGCGTTTCTCAAGGGCTTTTAGTTCCTTCACTGCTCGCCAACAGTACACGTGTATTCGTTTACATGCATTTATAGTTCTTGTTCAAGCATGTGGTGATACTGATGATCTGGTTTCTTTTTTTAACACCGAGCCTGAATTCATCAACGAATTGGTGACACTTTTGAGCTATGAAGATGCAGTCCCCGAAAAAATTCGAATTTTAAGCCTGTTTTCATTGGTTGCTCTTAGTCAAGATCGTTCACGCCAGTCAACCGTGTTGACCGCTGTCACATCTGGTGGACATCGTGGGATATTATCAAGTCTCATGCAGAAGGCTATTGACTCTGCGGTTAGTAAAACTAAATCGTCTGTTCTGTTTGCTGAGGCTCTACTCTCATTGGTTACGGTTTTAGTTTCGTCTTCTTCTGGATGTTCTGCAATGCGTGAAGCAGGGTTTATACCTACCCTTTTGCCTCTTCTTAAAAACACAGATCCCCAGCATTTGCATCTAGTCAGCACAGCTGTACATGTTCTAGAAGCTTTTATGGATTACAGTAATCCTGCTGCTGCTTTGTTTCGAGACCTCGGTGGATTAGATGACGCAATTTCCCGATTGAAAATAgaagtttcttatgttgaaaatGGTACATTTGCTAGTACTTCAACTGAATCTGAATCGGACGGTATGCAGCCTGTTTATTCTGAAGCTTTGGTATCATACCACAGGAGGTCGTTAATGAAAGCGTTACTGCGCGCTATATCGCTTGGAACATACGCACCTGGAACCACTGCTCGTATTTACGGCTCTGAAGAAAGTTTGCTACCGCAATGTTTACATGTGATTTTTAAAAAGGCTAAAGATTTTGGGGGTGGGATGTTTTCATTGTCGGCAGTTGTAATGAGTGATCTGATTCATAAAGACCCAACTTGTTATTCTATCTTAGAACAAGCTGGACTTCCGTCTGCGTTTCTAGATGCTATAATGGATGGTGTGCTTTGTTCTGCTGAAGCTATAACATGCATACCCCAATGTTTGGATGCTTTGTGTCTTAACAATAACGGTCTCCAGGCTGTCAAAGATCGCAATGCGTTGAGGTGTTTCGTGAAGATATTTACTTCGCGAAGTTATCTTCGTGCCCTTATGGGTGATACTCCTAGTTCATTGTCTAGTGGCCTTGATGAGTTAATGAGACATGCTTCTTCGCTACGTGTGTATGGTGTTGATATGCTGATTGAGATCTTAAAATCTATCGAGAAGCTCGGTTCGGGACCTGAAGTTGCTGAAGCTTGTAGTTCTTCTTCTGTTCCAATGGAAACTGATGGGGAATCGCTTGCAGAACCTTCTGCTGATACGTCTTTGTTGAATGTCGAGTCTTTTCTACCTGATTGTGTTAACAATTTAGCTCGTTTGCTTGAAACTATTCTTCAAAATTCTGACACATGTCGTATATTTGTGGAGAAAAAGGGAATCGAAGCTGTTCTGCAGTTATTTACCTTACCTTTGATGCCTTCGTCTGTTTCTATTGGTCAGAGCATATCGATTGCATTTAAGAACTTCTCTCCGCATCATTCTGCATCTCTCGCTAGAACATTATGTTCGTTCTTGAAAGATCATTTGAAAGTGACGAACGAGCTACTTGCATCTCTTGGAGGCATGCAACTTGCACAGATAGAAGATTCTAGAAGAACAAAGGTGTCAAGATGCCTCTCTAGTCTTGAAGGTATTTTGTCTCTTTCTAATTCTTTATCGAAAGGGACTACAAATCTCGTGTCTGAGCTTGGGACTTCTGATGCTGACGTGTTGCGAGATCTTGGAGTTGCTTATCGGGAAATACTCTGGCAAGTTTCTATAGATTGTGATTCTAAAGCAgatgaaaaacagagtaacaaaACAGAGACTGAAAATGTTGGTGTTAATGTTAATAACACTGAAGCTACCATTGCTGCAAGTGACGATGATGCAAGCATGCCGATGGTGAGGTACATGAACCCAGTTTCGATTCGGAACAGTTCACACCCTCACTGGGGTCTAGAACGTGACTTTGTTTCGGTGGTTCGGTCTGGTGAAGGGTTCAGTCGGCGTAGCCGACACGGGCTAGCTCGTATAAGAGGAAGAACCAGCAGACATCTAGAAGCATTACACATTGATCCGGAAGCTTCCATAAGCAACACCGAGACAAGCTGTTCACAAGATATAAAGAAAAAAAGCCCCGAGGCTCTTGTTATGGAAACACTTAACAAACTGGCTTCAACCATACGTTCTTTTTTTACCACTTTAGTAAAAGGATTTCCTTCATCAAATCGTCGAAGGGCTGAAAGTGGATCACTAAGTACTGCTTCCAAGAACATTGGAACTGCATTAGCAAAGATCTATCTTGAAGCATTTAATTTCCCGGGGTACACCATGGGTTCGGGTCTTGATAGTGTATTGTCGGTTAAGTGTCATTATCTTGGAAAAGTGGTGGAACACATGTCAGCGTTAACGTTTGATAATAGGCGGCGAATCTGTTATACGGTCATGATAAACAACTTCTATGTTCAGGGGACCTTTAAGGAGTTGCTAAACACTTTTGAAGCTACAAGTCAGTTACTATGGACATTGCCGTATACTGGTTCGACAGCCGGAAATGAAAATAACGACGGAAACAAACTGTCTCACAGTAAATGGCTACTTGACACATTACAGAGTTACTGTCGGCTTTTGGAGTTTTTCGTTAACTCTACTTTTGTTTTGCCGACAACCTCCACATCTCAAGCTCAGTTACTTGTACAACCGGTGGCTGTCGGGTTATCAATCGGGTTGTTTCCGGTTCCTCGAGATCCAGAAGCGTTTGTTCGAATGCTGCAATCTCAAGTTCTTGATGTAATACTTCCTATCTGGAATCATCATATGTTTCCAAGTTGTAACCCTGGGTTCATTACTACGATTGTGACACTTGTCACTCATATATTCTGTGGTGTTGGTGATGCGAAACGACCTCATGGCAGTGGTGCTGGCGGTGCTAACCAGCGGCTCATGCCGCCACCGCCTGATGAATCCACTATTGCCACCATTGTAGAGATGGGGTTTACTAGGGCTAGAGCAGAGGAAGCGTTAAGAAGGGTTGAAACAAATAATGTTGAGATGGCGATGGAATGGTTGTTTACTCATGCTGATGATCCTGTACAGGATGATGATGAACTGGCAAGAGCACTTGCTTTATCTTTAGGAAACTCATCAGAGACTCCTAAATCAGATAATAACACCGAAAAGTCAACCGATGGTCAAACAGAGACAGTGGAGGCCAAAGCACCAACGCCTCCTATTGATGACATTCTTGCAGCTACTATGAAGTTGTTTCAAAGTAGTGATTCAATGGCTTTTCCCTTAACCGATCTGCTTGTTACTTTCTGTAGTAGAAATAAAGGAGAAGATCGCCCGAAAGTGATATCGTATCTTATCCAACAGCTAAAACTTTGCCCACTGGAAACTTCAAAGGAAACGAGTACACTCTGTATAGTATCGCACACATTAGCATTGATCGTTGCTGAAGATATTACTGCTAGAGAAATTGCTGTGAATAACAGTGTTGTTTCAATAGCCATAGACATTTTAATGAGGTTTTTAACCGGAACCGAGTCACAAAACGAGCTACTTCTAGTTCCAAAATGCATCAGCGCTTTGCTTCTTATTTTGGACAATTTGTTGCAATCCAAACCCAAACTATCATCTGATAGAAAAGAAGGAACAGAAGACGTTGATGATGAAAAGTGCAATAAGTTTGAAAAGATATTTGGTAAATCTACTGGCTATCTGACTGTTGAAGAGGGTAGCAGGGTGGTTAACGTTGCATGTGATCTGATTAAAAAACACGTCCCTGCTACGGTTATGCAAGCAGTTTTATTACTATGTGCTCGTTTGACAAAAACACACACTCTTGCTTTACAGTTTCTTGAAAACGGAGGCATGATTGATCTTTTCGGCATACCAAAGACGTGTTTCTTTCCTGGTTATGACACAGTAGCATCTGCTATCATTCGACATCTCATTGAAGATCCTCAGACACTACAAACAGCAATGGAGTTGGAGGTACGGCAGGCTTTAAGCGGCAGCCGCCATGGCGGTCGTGTTCCTCCGCGTGTATTTTTGACATCGATGGCACCTCTTATTTCTCGAGATTGTGAGATCTTCATGAAAGCAGCAACATCTGTATGCCAGTTAGACACGACGGGTGGCAGAACCGTTGTTGTATTACccaaagaaagagagaaagaaaaagataaaGATAAATCAAAAACTTCAGGTGTTGAAATTGGAGCATCGTCTGTACCTGAAAATAAATCTCAAGATGGGCCAATAAAGTGCGTCAAAGCCCAGAAAAAAATTCCTGCTAATCTCACACAGGTTGTTGATCACTTGCTTGAAACTGTAACGAAATACCCTTCATTGAATCCCGAGAAAGACTGCGATAAATTCGATGATGCGATGGAGGTAGATGATTCTGCTGTAATTAAGGGTAAAATGAAGGTCAATGATACAACGAAAGAATTCGACAGCTTGTCAGAAGCTAAAGTGACTTTTGTCCTCAAATTGCTAAGTGATATTCTTCTGATGTATGTACATGCAGCTGGGATACTTCTAAAACGTGATCTGGAAATGCACGGTGGGATTGTACATCATATTATGCATCACCTTCTATATCCTTCTGTAGATAAGATATCCGGATCTGATGAATGGAGAGGGAAGTTATCCGAAAATGCCTCATGGTTTTTGGTGGTTTTGTGTGGTAGATCAAGCGAAGGCCGTAGGCGTGTCATAAATGTACTTGTGAAAGCTTTATCTTCATTTGCCATGTCAGCAAGCAGTTCATCTAAGAACGTTTTATTACCTGACAAAAGGGTGCTTGCTTTTGTTGATTTGGTCTATTCGATTTTATCGAAAAATCCGTCAGCTAGTAATGTACTGGGATCTGGTTGCTCTCCGGATATTGCTAAAGGAATGATTGACGGAGGATTGATTCCTTGTTTATCAAGCATCCTTCAGGTGCTGGATTTAGACCATCCCGATGCCCCAAAAGTTGTAAATATTATTCTTAAATCGTTAGAGGGCTTAACGCGTGCCGCCAATGCAGTGGAGCAACTTGCTTTATCTGAATCGAAGAAAAAGTCTGTTAGTTTGGGTACAACGTATGATAATCAGACGGTTGATACTCCAGTCAATCGGATACCAGTTGTTGGTCAACATGAAATCACTGATACCGATGATGCTGAGCAACATCATGAAGAAACAACTCAAGATGAAGGTGATCACGAATCGAATTTAGACCAGCCTGCAGATCAGGAGTTGAGGATTGAAATGGATGAGATGGAAGATGGTGTGTTAAGAGATTCTGATCAAATCGAGATGACTTTTCATGTTGAGAGTAGGGGTGGTGGCGATAACACTGGTGATGAGGATGATGACATGGCTGAGGATGACGAGGATGATGACGAGGATGAAGATACAGCGGAGGATGGTGCTGCTTTGATGTCATTGGCTGACACAGATGTCGAAGATCATGATGAAACTGGATTAGGTGATGAATATAATGATGACATGGTTGATGAGGAGGAGGACGATGATTACCATGAAAACCGTGTTATTGAGGTGAGATGGCGGGAGGCTCTTGATGGTGTACTTGGTCAAGCGGGACCCGATAGTGCACTTATCGACATTGCTGCAGAGCCATTTGAAGGCGTCAATGTTGATGACCTTTTTGGTCTTCGTAGACCGGTAACCGGCGGTTTTGACCATGGCCGTCGCCATCAGAGTAGAACCTCGGGTACAGACGGGAATAACGGTCTGCAGCATCCTCTTCTATTGAGACCATCATCACAGTCTGGTGAATTAGGTTCAATGCGGTCATCAAGTGGTGGCAGTGGCAGTTCATCTCGGGATTTGGAATCCTTATCCGGAGGGAGCTTTGATGTTTCTCATTTCTACATGTTTGATACTCCTGTTCTTCCGTTCGATCATGTACAATCTACCGTGTTTGGTGACAGAGTTGGCGGTGGAGCTCCACCGCCACTGGCTGACTTTTCTGTCGGTTTGGAGTCGTTACGAGCACCTGCAAGAAGAGGACCAGGTGATGGCCGGTGGACCGATGATGGTCAACCACAAGCTGGTGGTCAAGCTGCTGCTATTGCACAGGCTGTAGAAGAGCATTTCATGTCTCAGTTAAGCACAACCACTCCTTTAGCCAATGATAATCAGCAGGTAGCAGAGGCTGCCGATAACGTTGCTCAGCAGTCTGAATGTCCAGATAATAATAATGACCAAAATGTTAATCAGATAGTCGGAAATGTTGAAGAAACACAAGGACAGACAAGTGGGTCCACAGATAATCACGACAACATGGAAGTTGGTGAAGGAAATGAGCAGCAG GAGTTGTCAGCAACTGTTGACGAGACAAGCAATAATGTTCCGAATTCTGGTGACCAAAATGCTGATGTGGATATGAACGTTGCTGGAGGGGACTTGTTACCTTCAGTTGGTGTCATTGAGGAGTCATTATCTGAACAGAACGCCAACATTGATGACGGTCAAACTGGTCAACCAGATGAAACTGTTGCAAGTACAAATGGCATAGATCCAACATTCTTAGAGGCACTACCCGCAGAACTCAGGGCAGAAGTCTTAGCTTCACAACAATCTCAATCAGCTCCACCTCCGGTTTCTGCTCCTGCACCTATTCCTGCTACAGCTGAAGAAATAGATCCCGAGTTTTTAGCTGCACTTCCTCCAGATATCCAAGCCGAAGTTTTAGCTCAACAGCGTGCACAAAGGGTTGCACATCAAGCCGAAGGCCAACCTGTGGATATGGATAATGCTTCAATTATAGCTACTTTTCCAGCTGATCTGCGTGAAGAG gtCTTATTGACATCATCGGAGGCGGTTCTTTCAGCATTGCCATCTCCGTTACTTGCGGAAGCGCAAATGCTTCGGGATAGAGCTATGAGTCACTATCAGGCTCGTAGTTTGTTTGGAAACCATCATAGGGTTATCAACAGGAGGAATGGGTTGGGATTCGATAGGCAGACGGTAATCGATAGGGGTGTTGGTGTTACAATAGGACGAAGGGCATCTTCTGCGTTTTTAGAAAGCTTGAAAGTGAAGGAGGTTGAAGGGGACCCGCTTTTGGATGCTGATGCTTTGAAAGCTTTGATCAGGCTTCTACGATTAGCACAG CCTCTTGGGAAAGGCCTTCTACAGAGACTCTTCTTGAACTTATGTGCTCATAGTGATACACGTGCGGTTCTTGTTTTCTTGCTACTGGGCATGATGAAGATGGAGACCCAAGGCCCGACAGGTGGATTGACAATGACAGCGGCTAACTCTCAGAGGCTTTACGGGTGTCAGTCTAATGTTGTTTATGGCCGATCACAGCTCTTAGATG GTCTCCCACCGCTAGTACTGCGCCGGGTGTTAGAGATTTTGACATATCTGGCTACAAATCATTCTTCTGTTGCTAATTTGTTGTTCTACTTTGATTCTTCGCTTGTTCCCGAGTCTTTGAATCTCGATAAAAAGGATGCTAAGgggaaagaaaaggttgttgaagGTGGAGAAATTTCTCTTCCTGTCGGATCCGATGGTGATATTCCTATATTATTATTCGTAAAACTCTTGAATCAACCGTTGTTCCTTCGCAGTATTGCCCATCTGGAACAG GTTATGGGTCTACTTAAAGTGGTTGTATACACTGCTGCTTCAAAGTTAGAAAGCCAATCTCATACTGAACAAGttgaacccgaacccgaacccacTTCCCAACCGCTGCCCGACAATGAATCTGCTAATAATCCACATGGAGATTCTTCTTCAGCAGAACCTCGTCATGATGATAAACCTGCGGGTGATGAATTATCTACATCAGATGACCAGAAAAGTGTCAACATTCATAACATCTTCATGAAGCTTCCACAATCGGATCTTCATAATCTATGCAGTCTTCTTGGCCACGAGGG GCTATCGGATAAAGTATACATGCTTACTGGTGAAGTTCTGAAGAAACTAGCCTCAGTTGCTCCATCACATAGAAAGTTCTTTATTGTAGAGCTTTCTGAGTTAGCTCACGGTCTTAGTGGGTCCGCCATTCAGGAACTCGTTACGCTAAGAAACACACACATGTTGGGTCTTAGTGCGGGGTCCATGGCTGGGGCTGCCGTTTTACGAATCATGCAAACCCTTAGCACACTCAATGTACCTGATATCGATAAAAATGATGACAATCAGGAGCACGTTACCATGTGGAAATTAAATACTTCACTTGAACCTTTATGGCAAGAATTGAGTGAGTGTATAAGTGCAACAGAAACACAGCTCGTTTCTTCAGTTATTTCGAATTCTAATACAGTCGAGCGTGTGAATGTGCCCGAGGCTTCATCGATATCTCTGCCACCTGGCACTCAGAGGCTTTTGCCTTTTATCGAGTCCTTTTTAGTCCTATGTGAAAAACTCCAAGCAAATAATTCCAGCCTACAACAAGATGATGCGTATGCAACATCAACAGCACGGGAAGTGAAGGAGTTTTCTGGAAATTCATCACCAAGTGGGACCGGAATCGATGGTGCTGTAACGTTTTCTAGGTTTGCTGAGAAACATCGGCGGCTATTAAATGCTTTTGTCAGACAAAATCCCGGGTTGTTAGAGAAGTCACTTTCTATGATGTTGAAAGCACCAAGGTTAATTGACTTCGACAACAAAAAGTCGTATTTCCGTTCTAGAATCAGGCAGCAACATGATCAACACTTAACAGGCCCATTACGAATAAGTGTTCGCCGAGCTTATGTTCTAGAAGATTCCTACAATCAGCTGCGCATGCGGCCCACTCAAGACTTAAAAGGCCGGTTAAATGTCCATTTTCAAGGTGAAGAAGGTATCGATGCTGGCGGTTTGACTAGAGAATGGTATCAATTGTTATCTAGAGTCATATTCGATAAGGGAGCTTTACTTTTCACAACCGGAGGAAACAACGCAACCTTCCAGCCAAACCCTAATTCCGTCTATCAGACCGAGCATCTTTCCTACTTCAAGTTTGTGGGCCGAGTG GTTGCTAAAGCCTTGTTTGATGGACAACTCTTGGATGTTTACTTCACTCGGTCTTTCTATAAGCATATTCTTGGTGTGAAGGTAACATATCATGATATAGAAGCTGTTGATCCTGATTATTACAAGAACTTAAAGTGGTTGCTCGAG AATGATGTAAGTGACATACTGGACCTGACATTTAGCATGGATGCTGATGAAGAAAAACACATTCTTTACGAGAAGACAGAG GTTACTGATTATGAGCTAAAACCGGGTGGACGGAACATAAGAGTAACAGAAGAAACAAAGCATGAATATGTGGATCTTGTTGCCGAACATATACTTACAAATGCAATACGTCCTCAAATTAATTCCTTTTTGGAGGGTTTTAACGAGTTAATACCACGTGACCTCATTTCTATTTTCAACGATAAAGAGCTTGAGCTGCTAATAAGTGGGCTTCCAGAAATCGATT TTGATGATCTTAAGGCCAACACTGAATATACAGGATACACCATAGGTTCTAGTGTAGTTATGTGGTTTTGGGAGGTTGTCAAAGCGTTTAACAAAGAAGACATGGCTAGATTGCTTCAATTCGTCACTGGTACATCAAAG GTGCCATTGGAAGGTTTTAAGGCATTGCAAGGCATATCGGGCCCACAAAGATTTCAAATTCACAAAGCTTATGGAGCTCCAGAGAGGCTGCCATCAGCACATACTtg CTTCAACCAATTAGATCTTCCTGAATACATGTCAAAAGAACAGCTTCAGGAGCGGTTACTACTTGCTATCCATGAAGCTAGTGAAGGTTTCGGGTTTGGCTAG